One part of the Lycium ferocissimum isolate CSIRO_LF1 unplaced genomic scaffold, AGI_CSIRO_Lferr_CH_V1 ctg12624, whole genome shotgun sequence genome encodes these proteins:
- the LOC132041969 gene encoding uncharacterized protein LOC132041969, translating into MNFINRKRTVKNSKKEEYDTPQELDLLNKWTIPKIEPRTIYQMGTFEKIGLKQVVKTTEETMTVDNDHATFRLLSDSDLALIGLNKTPIPDKGKQKEVVATPSIQPPPEIHDFKLKSLSDLENLLDEKFKGLKLSPLIAEDDKYLSDIDYKARIASDINKIDEYYAVKPTQRMYYYPRPTPQDVLLEEHEHVISNSYSGKEIYEWNIDGYSERQIYCTIHRMLMYSTICKVHKNTERVIADMIIAGFTGQLKGWWDNYLTNVQRHAILSAVKQEGEDEAPVANIVYTLVINIVEHFSGRWTDNNESIRTMLQNLRCKTLTSFRWYKDVFLCRVMELPESNDSHWKSKFIDGLPPLFAERVRKALRKGERSIDYNNYTYGKLIGTCMQEGLALCNEIQLNQQIKRHGLNERQQLGEFCGQFGMDIPQSSKKPHRHKKKHKDFQQWKEKRLQKRTRRKKAFKERKDFIKSKNPKACYKCGRVGHFYKNCKVKEKIKALNIDDDLRESLYKILLNSDPEPEDDSGKDSDSSSNPSSDEDIRVLDEESYISTSSDDECQPCQIGQPCVKTKEDDEFYKLVSQFSENKFRF; encoded by the exons ATGAATTTTATAAATCGAAAAAGAACTGTTAAAAACAGTAAAAAAGAGGAATATGATACTCCTCAAGAACTGGATCTCCTTAATAAATGGACGATTCCTAAAATTGAACCCAGAACAATTTACCAGAtgggtacttttgagaaaataggTCTCAAACAAGTAGTTAAAACTACTGAAGAAACTATGACTGTAGATAATGATCATGCTACATTTAGACTATTATCTGACAGTGATCTTGCCCTTATAGG TCTTAATAAGACTCCTATTCCTGATAAGGGAAAACAGAAGGAAGTTGTTGCTACTCCAAGTATACAACCTCCTCCTGaaattcatgattttaaattaaaatcctTATCAGACTTAGAAAACCTTTTAGACGAAAAGTTTAAAGGTTTAAAACTTAGTCCTTTAATTGCAGAGGATGATAAATATTTGTCTGATATTGATTATAAGGCTCGCATAGCATCagatattaataaaattgatgaatattatgCTGTCAAGCCTACCCAGAGGATGTACTACTATCCTCGACCAACTCCTCAAGATGTTttattagaggagcatgaacaTGTTATTTCCAACAGTTATAGTGGTAAGGAAATATATGAATGGAATATTGACGGTTATAGTGAACGTCAAATTTATTGCACTATTCATAGAATGTTAATGTACAGCACTATCTGCAAGGTTCATAAAAATACTGAAAGAGTTATTGCAGATATGATTATAGCTGGTTTCACTGGCCAATTAAAaggttggtgggataattatttGACTAATGTGCAGCGTCATGCTATTCTAAGCGCTGTTAAGCAAGAAGGTGAAGATGAAGCACCTGTTGCTAATATAGTTTATACACTTGTTATTAATATTGTTGAACATTTTTCAGGAAGATGGACGGATAATAATGAATCTATTCGCACCATGCTTCAAAACCTTAGATGCAAGACCCTAACCTCATTTAGGTGGTATAAAGATGTTTTTCTTTGCAGGGTCATGGAATTACCAGAGAGTAATGACTCTCATTGGAAGTCCAAATTCATAGATGGACTCCCTCCTCTTTTTGCAGAAAGAGTTAGAAAAGCTCTTAGGAAAGGGGAAAGAAGTATAGATTATAATAATTATACTTATGGTAAATTAATTGGTACTTGTATGCAGGAAGGATTAGcattatgtaatgaaattcaGCTAAACCAGCAGATCAAGCGCCATGGTCTTAATGAAAGAcaacaattaggagaattttgTGGACAATTTGGTATGGATATTCCACAATCTTCTAAGAAGCCTCATAGGCATAAAAAGAAGCATAAAGACTTCCAACAATGGAAGGAAAAGCGTCTACAAAAGAGAACTAGGCGCAAAAAGGCCTTTAAGGAAAGGAAGGATTTTATTAAATCCAAAAACCCAAAAGCCTGTTATAAGTGTGGCAGAGTAGgtcatttttacaaaaattgtaAGGTTAAGGAGAAGATTAAAGCCCTTAACATAGATGATGACCTTAGAGAATCTTTATATAAGATTTTATTAAATTCAGATCCAGAACCAGAGGATGATTCTGGTAAGGATAGTGATAGTTCTTCCAACCCCTCTTCAGATGAAGATATTAGGGTGTTAGACGAAGAGAGTTATATCTCAACCAGTTCAGATGATGAATGTCAACCATGCCAAATAGGGCAACCTTGTGTCAAAACCAAGGAAGACGATGAGTTTTATAAACTTGTTTCCCAGTTTAGTGAAAACAAATTCAGGTTTTAG